The Plasmodium berghei ANKA genome assembly, chromosome: 8 genome has a segment encoding these proteins:
- a CDS encoding protease, putative, with protein MMYMVFISLCFNIICCIWIKGFKINKNSSIILHKYKKIEDHNKVNSFFLRKIKQTYTYKKFSVNLKPDDESVNNIKERKNIIKENIFNFYKKNIYLFSKILLYMKNGATFLTEKCTSSIIPQLLISISFFFLHFYLLSKNFIILLPYQLIPNYSNILMGLDFNSTFFIFSSLFFLKNFISNFQSFKTRLASNKFTIPLKENKKKNILTISVLFLTSYILSGYVSIYAEQILNYSKSVNFRISDTTIKSLQILIGHFVWVGCSIKIFSKFLYPHFKNNISNLNFRYKDSWCFKVIYGYVCSHYIFNIIDLLNNTIINYFNNDDEIYIENSIDDIINEKKFLSTFLCVISPCFSAPFFEEFIYRFFVLKSLCLFMNIHYAVTFSSLLFAIHHLNIFNVIPLFFLSFFWSYIYIYTDNILITMIIHSFWNIYVFLSSLYN; from the exons ATGATGTATATggtttttatttctttatgcTTTAACATAATTTGTTGTATATGGATTAAAGgatttaaaataaacaagAATAGTAGTATAattttacataaatataaaaaaatagaagaTCATAACAAAgtaaattcattttttttaagaaaaataaaacaaacatacacatacaaaaaattttcaGTTAATTTAAAACCAGATGATGAATcagtaaataatataaaagagagaaaaaatattataaaagaaaatatatttaatttttataaaaaaaatatatatttattttcaaaaatattattatatatgaaaaatggTGCAACTTTTCTAACGGAAAAGTGTACAAGTTCAATAATCCCCCAGCTTTTAATTTCTatatcctttttttttttacatttttatttattgtctaaaaattttattattttattaccCTACCAATTAATACCTAATTATTCGAATATTCTTATGGGCTTAGATTTTAATagtacattttttatattttcatctttattttttttaaaaaattttatatcaaACTTTCAAAGTTTTAAAACAAGATTAGCATCAAACAAATTTACAATACCTTTGAAAGAaaacaagaaaaaaaacattttgaCAATATCCGTTTTATTCCTTacttcatatatattatcag gaTATGTCTCGATATATGCTGAGCAGATATTGAATTATTCCAAATCTGTGAATTTTCGCATTTCAGATACTACTATAAAATCTTTGCAA ATATTAATTGGGCATTTCGTGTGGGTAGGATGTagtattaaaatattcagcaagtttttatatcctcatttcaaaaataatataagtaatttaaattttcgaTATAAAGATAGCTGGTGTTTTAAGGTTATATATGGATATGTATGCTcccattatatttttaatattatagatttattaaataacacaataataaattattttaataacgatgatgaaatatatatagaaaatagtATAGACGatattattaatgaaaaaaaatttcttTCTACATTTTTATGTGTAATTAGCCCATGCTTTAGTGCCCCATTTTTTGAagaatttatatatagattttttgttcttaaaagtttatgtttatttatgaatatacatTATGCTGTtacattttcatcattacTTTTTGCTATTCAtcatttgaatattttta